A genomic region of Verrucomicrobiia bacterium contains the following coding sequences:
- a CDS encoding PxKF domain-containing protein: MNMKQGIGHYMRFGCAVALGVVIGHGPSALAGWTGSMNGSGFGKASVNVTSSTLKSNTVATALMTSPSAAMTNTPGFVAGGPLPSGASTKTLARILGQPGYVWKSTTTASNGDKTDNSELTGYVTATSRVSSTTLEVLSSTIETNGCSDGQALYSFSWHWSGSDAGAAQQIKFYEFDAALPTNFTGDVGSLPGAVQLPTDFPFPVRAYVFIPECPTCCEGPCPTNFDEVINYSFCATNDPNLVYMVTDGIAVSLPCPLSFTGFLPPIGGGDVTGGTCASAVRGFKLGSTIPIKMTLLNCDGSPVLTGSHTIQLSKCDGTVGGESAVDASPTGGATTGNLFQPDGSGTWHFNLATKGLSAGTWKIIATLSDGSQHYVYIDLKP, translated from the coding sequence ATGAATATGAAGCAGGGCATTGGTCATTATATGCGGTTCGGATGCGCGGTAGCACTTGGAGTAGTCATTGGCCATGGGCCATCGGCGCTGGCGGGCTGGACGGGTTCGATGAACGGCTCGGGCTTTGGAAAGGCTTCCGTCAATGTCACCTCATCAACGCTCAAATCTAACACGGTAGCCACAGCCCTCATGACCAGCCCGAGTGCGGCCATGACTAACACCCCGGGTTTTGTCGCTGGCGGCCCCCTTCCCAGCGGGGCGTCCACTAAAACACTGGCCCGCATCCTGGGGCAACCGGGCTACGTTTGGAAGTCCACCACCACGGCAAGCAATGGTGACAAGACCGATAACAGCGAATTGACAGGTTACGTGACCGCGACGTCGCGGGTGTCATCCACGACTCTGGAAGTCCTTTCGTCTACCATCGAGACCAATGGGTGCTCCGACGGCCAAGCCCTATATTCATTCTCCTGGCACTGGTCGGGATCCGACGCCGGAGCGGCACAACAGATCAAATTCTATGAGTTCGATGCTGCGCTTCCTACGAACTTCACCGGAGACGTAGGTTCCCTGCCCGGTGCCGTGCAATTGCCGACAGACTTTCCTTTCCCGGTCCGTGCCTACGTTTTCATCCCCGAATGCCCTACATGCTGCGAGGGGCCATGCCCAACGAACTTTGATGAAGTGATCAATTACAGTTTCTGCGCAACCAATGACCCCAATTTGGTTTATATGGTCACGGACGGAATTGCCGTCTCGCTTCCGTGTCCGCTGTCATTCACTGGTTTCCTGCCTCCCATCGGCGGCGGGGATGTCACTGGCGGCACCTGCGCTTCGGCCGTACGAGGGTTCAAGCTGGGCAGTACCATCCCGATTAAGATGACTCTTCTGAACTGCGATGGGTCGCCTGTCCTGACTGGCAGTCACACGATTCAGTTGTCCAAGTGTGATGGCACGGTAGGCGGGGAATCAGCCGTCGACGCGTCGCCTACGGGTGGTGCCACCACTGGCAATCTGTTCCAACCGGATGGTTCTGGTACGTGGCATTTCAACCTTGCCACGAAAGGTTTGAGTGCGGGCACTTGGAAGATCATTGCCACTTTGTCTGACGGCAGCCAGCACTACGTTTACATCGATCTCAAACCCTGA
- a CDS encoding ribonuclease Z produces the protein MRDSVTFLGTSDGLPSPGRHHASLLLEFAARTILLDCGEPCSHTLKRMGKDFSAIDMVVISHTHADHIGGFLMLMQSMSLEGRRRPLTVWMPGHAIRLMRECLDACYLFEPQLGFSVKWIAFDKHSAMRCGPIQLRAFRTTHLDNLRKQYGVPRPAVQFDAFSLLATGGGKRLAYSGDMGMPEDLRPLCTKSLDLLVVELAHFQPRELVEFLQPKDVRRVAITHIGRPAWARLAEVKALAGNVLGPRKTLFAMDGDVVKF, from the coding sequence ATGCGTGATTCCGTCACATTTCTCGGTACATCAGATGGTTTGCCGTCTCCCGGCCGGCATCATGCGTCCTTGCTGCTAGAATTTGCCGCGCGGACCATCCTCCTGGACTGTGGCGAACCATGCAGCCATACTCTCAAGAGGATGGGGAAGGATTTCAGCGCCATTGACATGGTCGTCATCAGCCACACCCACGCGGACCACATCGGTGGCTTCCTAATGCTCATGCAGTCCATGTCGCTGGAAGGGCGACGACGGCCGCTGACCGTTTGGATGCCCGGGCATGCGATACGATTGATGCGGGAGTGCTTGGATGCTTGTTACCTGTTTGAACCACAGCTGGGTTTTTCGGTGAAATGGATCGCGTTTGATAAACATTCGGCGATGCGATGCGGGCCGATACAACTGCGTGCGTTTCGGACCACGCACCTCGATAATCTGCGCAAACAGTACGGCGTGCCGCGTCCGGCAGTACAGTTCGACGCGTTTTCCCTGCTGGCGACAGGAGGCGGCAAGCGGCTGGCATACTCGGGCGATATGGGTATGCCCGAGGATTTGCGGCCACTGTGCACGAAATCTCTCGACTTACTGGTGGTCGAGTTGGCACACTTTCAACCGAGGGAGCTGGTTGAATTCCTGCAACCGAAGGATGTGCGGCGCGTAGCAATTACGCACATTGGGCGACCAGCGTGGGCACGACTCGCCGAGGTCAAGGCCCTGGCGGGGAACGTATTGGGTCCACGAAAAACGCTGTTTGCGATGGATGGAGACGTCGTAAAATTCTAA
- a CDS encoding cyclic nucleotide-binding domain-containing protein, with translation MAANLVPDSGAQFTSSELRRIKLFADMTDEDISILNAVIEPVTCRPNQIIVSAGDVGDCMFLVMQGEFRVSLVSQGREALLAKLETGDFFGELCLLDENNRSADVVATVPGRLLRFSRAAFQQLVETRPQVAARLMMGILRTVGSRLRKMDKQHSDSMLLSRSWKTIR, from the coding sequence ATGGCTGCCAACCTGGTTCCTGATAGCGGGGCGCAATTCACATCGAGCGAATTGCGTCGCATCAAGCTTTTTGCGGACATGACAGATGAGGACATTTCCATTCTTAACGCAGTTATTGAGCCGGTCACCTGTCGCCCCAACCAGATCATCGTGAGCGCTGGTGATGTCGGTGACTGCATGTTTCTGGTCATGCAAGGTGAATTCCGTGTTAGCCTTGTTTCACAGGGGCGGGAAGCATTACTGGCCAAGCTTGAGACGGGCGATTTCTTCGGCGAACTGTGCCTGCTCGACGAGAACAATCGGTCGGCGGACGTGGTGGCGACGGTGCCGGGACGGCTGTTGCGGTTTTCGCGCGCGGCGTTTCAGCAGTTGGTGGAGACACGCCCGCAGGTGGCGGCGCGTTTGATGATGGGAATCTTGCGGACGGTCGGTAGCCGCTTGCGGAAGATGGACAAGCAACACTCGGACTCGATGTTGCTCAGTCGCTCGTGGAAAACGATCCGTTGA